The Tubulanus polymorphus chromosome 1, tnTubPoly1.2, whole genome shotgun sequence genome contains a region encoding:
- the LOC141906731 gene encoding uncharacterized protein LOC141906731 isoform X8 translates to MSEPMPNGPTTNKPKLRRQGSSVDQAITVKNVDVDTFWSKRCARENHLLYLYMFVISAVSLAWVVGLWGLSFAWLLIVFVIMFAVWRTKVTQLIDQHLYNEHLLVHRKRAMRGSETAEWLNFIISRWCVFGTPGLSEFVKRRINPILKQFKPSILDDVRVESFTFGDHGPHVERIRVFEVSDGQPGGRKEASWYSIGQPPKELHQMDRYQIVLDTEAGICCEDFRMLLKTKLARMNTGPDIVVENLNISGHLQITLHFNQNIPFPHIAKAQVSFTEKPKIWFSVKVLKALQVSDIPGLKNWLHDFVIDALQLTMVDPWRYEIDLTKMKESTGPSYSSSPNTFAEGVLTLTIKGDTSQVSAKSDDTSSEGHSISDIRFCKVSLGEQSHETKETQGNHGWQETCSFLVYDYKKDRMMIKAKCKRMFSSVTLMSYDLLLSSYDLLGGRVEAVLETTKEADTKLTVVMDYTPVKEVNLLSLQMEPKPETDIDYSTCTAGVMFVTVHGGLNLLAMDRSGTSDPYFVLFANRKRVKTSNYVNCTRNPKWDETAEFFVDDFTKTDLSFLIYDWDGYDANDDDFMGTTHITLSPEEPYVVYKTLNLSYNILNVGKVDDDALGSIIVSCVFRPVASVARADDWNDVTDVQSDTQSINVHGTSDNENDDLSETLQGRNTVGVMNVQSNNKLLPSGLLSAGHGLLELNIIKAKDLVAKDKNGLSDPFCVVKIGKEKKFQTTVKKKTLNPVWDEWVTMQLPKDDETLEIVVWDRDPLFMKDFIGTLTLTLDELRRISTIGEPGWYLLQKAKTGQIQLAIKVLKDDMKESLKQIESFSEDNVDADEKDRKSKSQNEILDSPEIKMKSSTLNRAHSDVHVDKKGKFRLFRKTVSASNDEETLKRNGSVSSLNGVFSSQTELNEPGPGKYYDVKGRLSRIRTNKDSDNKGSLYCKIRIDSRTEAQRASRFSAGRVLGKTHVCKHDSNGEYSFNYDFEADKGGGLPEDTLLIIDVKSSNKNQHVATRGFTLKFLFTDSMMISRWLSLENEIQVYLELSHSSTMSLPRHFLRNPFSRISFKKKNRETWPTNM, encoded by the exons ATGTCAGAACCAATGCCGAACGGGCCGACAACGAACAAACCCAAACTTCGTCGTCAGGGCAGCAGTGTCGATCAGGCAATCACCGTAAAAAATGTCGACGTCGACACTTTCTGGAGTAAGAGATGTGCGCGTGAAAATCATCTGCTCTATCTGTATATGTTTGTTATCAGCGCCGTGTCACTGGCGTGGGTCGTCGGACTCTGGGGACTGTCGTTTGCATGGTTGTTGATAGTTTTTGTCATCATGTTCGCCGTTTGGCGTACGAAAGTAACGCAGCTCATCGACCAGCACTTGTACAACGAGCACTTGCTCGTGCATCGGAAAAGGGCGATGCGTGGCAGTGAAACGGCCGAATGgttgaatttcatcatttctcgATG gtgtGTGTTCGGTACTCCTGGATTATCGGAATTCGTCAAACGCCGCATAAATCCCATATTAAAACAATTCAAGCCTTCTATTCTAG ATGATGTTAGAGTTGAATCATTCACATTCGGTGACCACGGCCCGCATGTGGAACGAATTCGCGTTTTTGAGGTATCCGATGGTCAGCCAGGTGGAAGAAAAGAAGCGTCCTGGTACAGCATCGGACAGCCCCCTAAAGAACTACATCAGATGGATAGATACCAGATTGTATTGGATACCGAAGCTGGGATTTGTTGCGAAGATTTTAGGATGCtgctgaaaacaaaattagcCAG GATGAATACTGGTCCTGATATCGTCGTCGAAAATCTGAATATATCTGGCCATCTACAGATTACGCTACATTTTAACCAAAACATTCCATTTCCTCACATTGCCAAAGCCCAAGTGTCTTTCACAGAAAA GCCAAAGATTTGGTTTTCTGTAAAGGTGCTAAAAGCACTCCAGGTCAGTGATATTCCAGGATTGAAGAACTGGCTTCATGACTTCGTCATCGACGCTTTACAACTCACAATGGTCGATCCATGGCGTTACGAAATTGATCTTACAAAAATGAAAGAATCAACGGGACCAAGTTATAGCAGTTCTCCGAACACTTTTG CCGAAGGTGTTCTGACATTGACGATAAAGGGCGATACTTCACAAGTTTCAG CAAAATCTGATGACACTTCATCTGAAG GTCACTCTATTTCTGATATTCGTTTCTGTAAAGTCAGCCTCGGTGAACAGAGCCATGAGACAAAAGAAACGCAGGGTAATCATGGCTGGCAGGAAACATGTTCATTCCTTGTGTACGATTACAAAAAAGATAGG ATGATGATTAAAGCGAAATGTAAACGAATGTTTAGCAGTGTAACGTTAATGAGTTACGATTTGTTattgagcagctatgatttacTAGGTGGACG GGTTGAAGCTGTACTTGAAACAACGAAAGAAGCCGACACCAAGTTGACAGTTGTGATGGATTATACGCCGGTAAAAGAAGTGAACCTCCTCAGTTTACAAATGGAACCCAAACCCGAGACTGATATTGATTACAGTACTT GTACAGCTGGTGTTATGTTTGTGACTGTACATGGTGGCCTTAATTTACTCGCAATGGACAGATCAGGCACATCTGATCCATACTTTGTACTGTTTGCCAATAGAAAACGG GTGAAAACCAGTAATTATGTGAATTGTACACGAAACCCTAAATGGGATGAGACTGCTGAATTCTTCGTGGATGACTTCACAAAG actgatttatcatttctcatctACGACTGGGATGGCTATGATGCCAACGACGATGATTTCATGGGTACTACACATATCACATTGTCACCG GAAGAGCCATATGTCGTATACAAGACTCTAAATCTTAGTTACAATATCTTGAATGTTGGTAAAGTTGATGACGATGCATTGGGATCGATAATCGTATCATGCGTGTTCCGACCAGTTGCAAGCGTAGCAAGAGCAG ATGATTGGAATGATGTCACTGATGTACAATCTGATACCCAGTCCA tCAACGTTCATGGCacatctgataatgaaaatgatgatctAAGCGAAACACTGCAG GGACGTAATACAGTTGGTGTGATG aatGTGCAGTCTAACAACAAGCTATTACCTTCTGGGCTTCTGAGTGCAG GACATGGTCTGCTCGaattaaatattatcaaaGCCAAAGATCTGGTTGCAAAAGATAAAAATG GTTTAAGTGACCCATTCTGTGTTGTAAAAATTGGCAAGGAAAAGAAGTTTCAGACAACTGTAAAGAAAAAGACGTTGAATCCAGTTTGGGATGAGTGGGTCACTATGCAGCTACCAAAAGATGACGAGACATTAGAAATA GTTGTTTGGGACAGGGATCCGCTATTCATGAAAGATTTTATAGGAACATTAACGTTAACATTGGATGAACTTCGCAGAATCTCAACTATC GGAGAACCAGGATGGTATCTTTTACAAAAAGCCAAGACTGGACAAATACAATTAGCGATAAAGGTGCTTAAAGATGACATGAAG GAGAGCCTCAAACAAATTGAAAGCTTTTCAGAAGATAATGTAGATGCTGATGAG AAGGATCGTAAAAGCAAAAGCCAAAATGAAATTCTTGATAGTCccgaaatcaaaatgaaaagcaGCACGCTGAACAGAGCTCATTCCGATGTGCACGTCGATAAGAAGGGCAAGTTCCGATTGTTCAGAAAAACTGTTAGTGCATCAAATGATGAGGAAACATTGAAAAGAAATGGATC tgtttcatcGCTGAATGGAGTATTCAGTTCTCAAA CCGAGTTAAATGAACCAGGACCTGGAAAATATTATGATGTGAAAGGACGCCTTTCTCGAATCAGAACCAATAAGGACAGTGACAATAAAGGATCACTTTACTGCAAAATCAGAATAGACAG CCGAACTGAAGCGCAACGTGCCAGTCGATTTTCTGCTGGTCGTGTCCTCGGCAAAACACATGTATGCAAACATGATTCGAATggtgaatattcttttaattacgATTTCGAG GCTGATAAAGGTGGTGGACTGCCAGAAGACACACTGCTGATTATCGATGTCAAATCAAGTAATAAGAACCAGCACGTTGCAACTAGAGGCTTCACGttgaaatttcttttcacCG ATTCAATGATGATTTCGCGATGGTTGTCACTCGAAAATGAGATTCAAGTATACCTAGAGCTTTCTCATAGCAGTACGATGTCGCTGCCGAGACATTTCTTGCGAAATCCATTCAGCCGGATTTCattcaagaaaaaaaaccgCGAAACATGGCCGACGAATATGTAG
- the LOC141906731 gene encoding uncharacterized protein LOC141906731 isoform X2, with protein MSEPMPNGPTTNKPKLRRQGSSVDQAITVKNVDVDTFWSKRCARENHLLYLYMFVISAVSLAWVVGLWGLSFAWLLIVFVIMFAVWRTKVTQLIDQHLYNEHLLVHRKRAMRGSETAEWLNFIISRWCVFGTPGLSEFVKRRINPILKQFKPSILDDVRVESFTFGDHGPHVERIRVFEVSDGQPGGRKEASWYSIGQPPKELHQMDRYQIVLDTEAGICCEDFRMLLKTKLARMNTGPDIVVENLNISGHLQITLHFNQNIPFPHIAKAQVSFTEKPKIWFSVKVLKALQVSDIPGLKNWLHDFVIDALQLTMVDPWRYEIDLTKMKESTGPSYSSSPNTFAEGVLTLTIKGDTSQVSAKSDDTSSEGHSISDIRFCKVSLGEQSHETKETQGNHGWQETCSFLVYDYKKDRMMIKAKCKRMFSSVTLMSYDLLLSSYDLLGGRVEAVLETTKEADTKLTVVMDYTPVKEVNLLSLQMEPKPETDIDYSTCTAGVMFVTVHGGLNLLAMDRSGTSDPYFVLFANRKRVKTSNYVNCTRNPKWDETAEFFVDDFTKTDLSFLIYDWDGYDANDDDFMGTTHITLSPEEPYVVYKTLNLSYNILNVGKVDDDALGSIIVSCVFRPVASVARADDWNDVTDVQSDTQSINVHGTSDNENDDLSETLQNVQSNNKLLPSGLLSAGHGLLELNIIKAKDLVAKDKNGLSDPFCVVKIGKEKKFQTTVKKKTLNPVWDEWVTMQLPKDDETLEIVVWDRDPLFMKDFIGTLTLTLDELRRISTIGEPGWYLLQKAKTGQIQLAIKVLKDDMKESLKQIESFSEDNVDADEVFEGDKSTSTPPSNRFNAFYNNGHNGIIGHNLMKDRKSKSQNEILDSPEIKMKSSTLNRAHSDVHVDKKGKFRLFRKTVSASNDEETLKRNGSVSSLNGVFSSQTELNEPGPGKYYDVKGRLSRIRTNKDSDNKGSLYCKIRIDSRTEAQRASRFSAGRVLGKTHVCKHDSNGEYSFNYDFEADKGGGLPEDTLLIIDVKSSNKNQHVATRGFTLKFLFTDSMMISRWLSLENEIQVYLELSHSSTMSLPRHFLRNPFSRISFKKKNRETWPTNM; from the exons ATGTCAGAACCAATGCCGAACGGGCCGACAACGAACAAACCCAAACTTCGTCGTCAGGGCAGCAGTGTCGATCAGGCAATCACCGTAAAAAATGTCGACGTCGACACTTTCTGGAGTAAGAGATGTGCGCGTGAAAATCATCTGCTCTATCTGTATATGTTTGTTATCAGCGCCGTGTCACTGGCGTGGGTCGTCGGACTCTGGGGACTGTCGTTTGCATGGTTGTTGATAGTTTTTGTCATCATGTTCGCCGTTTGGCGTACGAAAGTAACGCAGCTCATCGACCAGCACTTGTACAACGAGCACTTGCTCGTGCATCGGAAAAGGGCGATGCGTGGCAGTGAAACGGCCGAATGgttgaatttcatcatttctcgATG gtgtGTGTTCGGTACTCCTGGATTATCGGAATTCGTCAAACGCCGCATAAATCCCATATTAAAACAATTCAAGCCTTCTATTCTAG ATGATGTTAGAGTTGAATCATTCACATTCGGTGACCACGGCCCGCATGTGGAACGAATTCGCGTTTTTGAGGTATCCGATGGTCAGCCAGGTGGAAGAAAAGAAGCGTCCTGGTACAGCATCGGACAGCCCCCTAAAGAACTACATCAGATGGATAGATACCAGATTGTATTGGATACCGAAGCTGGGATTTGTTGCGAAGATTTTAGGATGCtgctgaaaacaaaattagcCAG GATGAATACTGGTCCTGATATCGTCGTCGAAAATCTGAATATATCTGGCCATCTACAGATTACGCTACATTTTAACCAAAACATTCCATTTCCTCACATTGCCAAAGCCCAAGTGTCTTTCACAGAAAA GCCAAAGATTTGGTTTTCTGTAAAGGTGCTAAAAGCACTCCAGGTCAGTGATATTCCAGGATTGAAGAACTGGCTTCATGACTTCGTCATCGACGCTTTACAACTCACAATGGTCGATCCATGGCGTTACGAAATTGATCTTACAAAAATGAAAGAATCAACGGGACCAAGTTATAGCAGTTCTCCGAACACTTTTG CCGAAGGTGTTCTGACATTGACGATAAAGGGCGATACTTCACAAGTTTCAG CAAAATCTGATGACACTTCATCTGAAG GTCACTCTATTTCTGATATTCGTTTCTGTAAAGTCAGCCTCGGTGAACAGAGCCATGAGACAAAAGAAACGCAGGGTAATCATGGCTGGCAGGAAACATGTTCATTCCTTGTGTACGATTACAAAAAAGATAGG ATGATGATTAAAGCGAAATGTAAACGAATGTTTAGCAGTGTAACGTTAATGAGTTACGATTTGTTattgagcagctatgatttacTAGGTGGACG GGTTGAAGCTGTACTTGAAACAACGAAAGAAGCCGACACCAAGTTGACAGTTGTGATGGATTATACGCCGGTAAAAGAAGTGAACCTCCTCAGTTTACAAATGGAACCCAAACCCGAGACTGATATTGATTACAGTACTT GTACAGCTGGTGTTATGTTTGTGACTGTACATGGTGGCCTTAATTTACTCGCAATGGACAGATCAGGCACATCTGATCCATACTTTGTACTGTTTGCCAATAGAAAACGG GTGAAAACCAGTAATTATGTGAATTGTACACGAAACCCTAAATGGGATGAGACTGCTGAATTCTTCGTGGATGACTTCACAAAG actgatttatcatttctcatctACGACTGGGATGGCTATGATGCCAACGACGATGATTTCATGGGTACTACACATATCACATTGTCACCG GAAGAGCCATATGTCGTATACAAGACTCTAAATCTTAGTTACAATATCTTGAATGTTGGTAAAGTTGATGACGATGCATTGGGATCGATAATCGTATCATGCGTGTTCCGACCAGTTGCAAGCGTAGCAAGAGCAG ATGATTGGAATGATGTCACTGATGTACAATCTGATACCCAGTCCA tCAACGTTCATGGCacatctgataatgaaaatgatgatctAAGCGAAACACTGCAG aatGTGCAGTCTAACAACAAGCTATTACCTTCTGGGCTTCTGAGTGCAG GACATGGTCTGCTCGaattaaatattatcaaaGCCAAAGATCTGGTTGCAAAAGATAAAAATG GTTTAAGTGACCCATTCTGTGTTGTAAAAATTGGCAAGGAAAAGAAGTTTCAGACAACTGTAAAGAAAAAGACGTTGAATCCAGTTTGGGATGAGTGGGTCACTATGCAGCTACCAAAAGATGACGAGACATTAGAAATA GTTGTTTGGGACAGGGATCCGCTATTCATGAAAGATTTTATAGGAACATTAACGTTAACATTGGATGAACTTCGCAGAATCTCAACTATC GGAGAACCAGGATGGTATCTTTTACAAAAAGCCAAGACTGGACAAATACAATTAGCGATAAAGGTGCTTAAAGATGACATGAAG GAGAGCCTCAAACAAATTGAAAGCTTTTCAGAAGATAATGTAGATGCTGATGAG GTTTTTGAAGGAGATAAATCCACTTCAACGCCACCTTCCAAC AGGTTCAATGCCTTTTATAACAATGGTCATAATGGCATCATTGGTCATAATTTGATg AAGGATCGTAAAAGCAAAAGCCAAAATGAAATTCTTGATAGTCccgaaatcaaaatgaaaagcaGCACGCTGAACAGAGCTCATTCCGATGTGCACGTCGATAAGAAGGGCAAGTTCCGATTGTTCAGAAAAACTGTTAGTGCATCAAATGATGAGGAAACATTGAAAAGAAATGGATC tgtttcatcGCTGAATGGAGTATTCAGTTCTCAAA CCGAGTTAAATGAACCAGGACCTGGAAAATATTATGATGTGAAAGGACGCCTTTCTCGAATCAGAACCAATAAGGACAGTGACAATAAAGGATCACTTTACTGCAAAATCAGAATAGACAG CCGAACTGAAGCGCAACGTGCCAGTCGATTTTCTGCTGGTCGTGTCCTCGGCAAAACACATGTATGCAAACATGATTCGAATggtgaatattcttttaattacgATTTCGAG GCTGATAAAGGTGGTGGACTGCCAGAAGACACACTGCTGATTATCGATGTCAAATCAAGTAATAAGAACCAGCACGTTGCAACTAGAGGCTTCACGttgaaatttcttttcacCG ATTCAATGATGATTTCGCGATGGTTGTCACTCGAAAATGAGATTCAAGTATACCTAGAGCTTTCTCATAGCAGTACGATGTCGCTGCCGAGACATTTCTTGCGAAATCCATTCAGCCGGATTTCattcaagaaaaaaaaccgCGAAACATGGCCGACGAATATGTAG